The DNA region AAAGGAGGATCCATTCGCATACCCCTGAATAAACTCTCCGCATGATCCGGGAGATATAACTAAATATGCCATGCCCCACCTTTAACCAATAACACAAATAAGAATGCTATAAATGCCTCAGTGATTTCTGTAATAAACCCATAAGTATCACCGGTTGTTCCGCCAATCTTTTCAACTATCCACGAATTTAAATAAAGACCGAACAATATAGCCGCGCTGAAGAGAATAATATAGTCAAGCCCAAAACAAACTGCCGGCAGAATAGCTGTAAAAAATGCATAAAAAACCGCATTTTTAGACCTATAGGCCGAAAAGGACTTCCCGATTCCATATGGTCTGGCATAAGGATATTCACATATACTGATAACCAGATTTAACCTTCCCAGTGTCGGCATCGCGATAAGGACAAAATATAGCGCAGTATCAGCAGAAGCCAGCGCGAATGTTTTTAAGAGAACTATCAATAAGACAGAAAGTACCCCAAAAGCTCCTACATGGCTGTCTTTCATAATTTCCAGGCTTCTCTCTTTACTGCGTCCCGAAAATAAGCCGTCAGCGGAATCCATAAGCCCGTCAAGCAATAATGCCCCTGTAATAAAAAGTTCCGATATAACCAAAATAAATCCAATCAAAAGAGGGCTGCCGAGTGGTCGTATCAAAAAGAAAACACCGCATAACAGGAGTCCTATAATCCATCCAATTACAGGAAACCATGTTACACTTTTCCCAAAGTCTTCATCTTTCCATTCAGTTTGTGTGTCAAGGCGAAGCCGCGTCAAAAACTGCAGCCCGACAAGAAAACTTTTCATTCCATCACCAAAATAATAGAATCAACGATTCCATAAAGGCAAAAATAATAGTAGCCAGATACATCATCCAAATAGTAGTCTTAATGTGCTCCGCCCGCAAAGTTTGATCCGAATCCCCCATATAAGCACGAAACTCCGGTTTCCCATTGTAATAATTATATCCGCCAAGCTGCACATGCATTGCACCCGCCACAGTAGCTTCAGCATAACCCCCATTGGGACTCGGATGTTTGTTCGCATCACGAAATCCGATCACGCATGCGTTTCGCCAATCTAGCCGAAGAATAAAAGCGGCTATAATAAAAAGTAAATAAGTAACCCTCGCGGGTATGTAATTCAAAATATCATCAAGCCGTGCAGCAGCTCTGCCGAAGAAAAGATAGCGTTCGTTTTTATAGCCGATCATGGAATCCATCGTATTGCCTGCTCGATATACAATAGCGCCAATTGGGCCCAAAAGTAGAAAATAAAATAGCGGGGAAATAATTCCATCAGTCGTATTTTCTGCAACAGTTTCTATCGTCCCTCTTGAAATTTCACTTTCATTTAATCCGTCAGTATCTCTTCCTACAATCCAAGATAACCGGGCACGTGCTGTTTCTACATTTCCTTTTTTCAGAAGATTGTATATTTCCATCCCATCACGGGCAAGCGCGCGCGGAGTAATCGAAACATAGAGTAAAACCGTACTAAGCAGAAAATAACAGAAAATTCCTGCTTTCGCAGCAATATACAATATTACCGTAGAT from Dialister invisus DSM 15470 includes:
- the cobS gene encoding adenosylcobinamide-GDP ribazoletransferase translates to MKSFLVGLQFLTRLRLDTQTEWKDEDFGKSVTWFPVIGWIIGLLLCGVFFLIRPLGSPLLIGFILVISELFITGALLLDGLMDSADGLFSGRSKERSLEIMKDSHVGAFGVLSVLLIVLLKTFALASADTALYFVLIAMPTLGRLNLVISICEYPYARPYGIGKSFSAYRSKNAVFYAFFTAILPAVCFGLDYIILFSAAILFGLYLNSWIVEKIGGTTGDTYGFITEITEAFIAFLFVLLVKGGAWHI
- the cbiB gene encoding adenosylcobinamide-phosphate synthase CbiB — its product is MSELGTLPYALVPFMALIIDAVIGDPRSDWHPVVLIGKLISTWENKLYPKHHTDNMKLFLYGCGVVFLVLVSVGILSTVILYIAAKAGIFCYFLLSTVLLYVSITPRALARDGMEIYNLLKKGNVETARARLSWIVGRDTDGLNESEISRGTIETVAENTTDGIISPLFYFLLLGPIGAIVYRAGNTMDSMIGYKNERYLFFGRAAARLDDILNYIPARVTYLLFIIAAFILRLDWRNACVIGFRDANKHPSPNGGYAEATVAGAMHVQLGGYNYYNGKPEFRAYMGDSDQTLRAEHIKTTIWMMYLATIIFAFMESLILLFW